A genomic segment from Phragmites australis chromosome 6, lpPhrAust1.1, whole genome shotgun sequence encodes:
- the LOC133922317 gene encoding plastid division protein PDV1-like, translating into MRWDAAEAEAVLERIWSLHDRLSDAILASSRARLLLPPPLPAHSANGAHRGGGRNGCVFVKGGGERGAALAAAAEAVAEARSLHAIRSALEDLEDHLEFLHTVQSQQRAEWDAAIARLEQSRLVLAMRLAEHQGKKYRVIDEALAFVGEVSVKSRFISPEDVRATHSQSGDDAEDNRGNVSRIMANVVSCSLSLAKNSFRLDKIGGALGNAAVFAVSTLAFLQLHQIAFGSKTPAIEYRKRMEYSFQSGSSHQNDKGKHLEVYLARG; encoded by the exons ATGAGGTGggacgcggcggaggcggaggcggtccTCGAGCGGATCTGGAGCCTCCACGACCGCCTCAGCGACGCCATCCTCGCCTCCTCCCGCGCACGCCTCCTCCTGCCCCCACCCCTGCCCGCGCACTCCGCCAACGGGGCCCACCGCGGCGGCGGAAGGAACGGGTGCGTCTTCGTCAAGGGCGGCGGGGAGCGGGGCGCGGCGCTGGCGGCCGCCGCGGAGGCGGTGGCCGAGGCCAGGAGCCTGCACGCCATCCGCTCCGCGCTCGAGGACCTCGAGGACCACCTCGAGTTCTTGCAC ACTGTTCAATCACAACAGCGCGCTGAGTGGGATGCTGCAATTGCTAGATTGGAGCAGAGCCGTCTTGTCCTTGCTATGAGGTTAGCTGAACATCAGGGGAAGAAGTATAGAGTCATTGATGAGGCCTTGGCATTTGTGGGTGAAGTGAGTGTCAAGAGTCGATTTATCTCACCAGAAGATGTTCGTGCAACACATAGCCAGTCAGGGGATGATGCAGAGGACAACAGGGGTAATGTTTCAAGGATCATGGCAAACGTGGTATCTTGCAGTTTGTCTTTAGCCAAGAATTCATTTCGACTGGACAAGATTGGTGGGGCTCTTGGTAATGCCGCAGTATTTGCAGTAAGTACGCTTGCTTTCTTGCAGCTGCATCAAATTGCATTTGGAAGTAAAACTCCAGCCATAGAATACAGGAAGCGAATGGAGTACAGTTTTCAATCCGGGAGCTCACACCAGAATGACAAAGGAAAGCATCTTGAGGTGTACCTAGCCAGAGGCTGA
- the LOC133922316 gene encoding uncharacterized protein LOC133922316 → MAPRRPPPEKQQLARLCDLVAAALLPHLEAETSPTRQLTREEERRLLLALSRVNKAIRGWEQEEEEERGCESDQGTDSCSGKVHSCRLPPEQHPYDEFGCLANMVSILVGFLGFCSDYVKHSAGNILVSISSTLIKFESIWVQFIELVWVAIHATSKCVALPSTTDSRSCDTVSNTSITNFMEVLNLYCPSTSGLMMASLFRVLHAIVKFLKNTDSGLKDDFICLSIHHIQKMPWDSFHQLDAGELVSRAKDSRFSFCNDLVQSGVLTGSLLQLLCSLLEQSCLEGTDGQDMYVKLVDIVPKIAAFLQEQHDGPKSLCQYSKHKILMVMMRLKPYMQQDCSYIVCWLKLLRQYFQDLLHEPISQHIAKPDNCLEGSPFLLNMVGLVESQDKSTRHLQRQAVYLFLSSCICLSCNRNNGRLQCSCKRDDCLLGHKVQGCNDHCKCFGLSEISDWFQRCYLDTSFDSKSSTDFALSFLRLYMEEDDMLFSILLQLLDAPLIVLEIDNMEITELIGAELFSSIFDPVHLFHLLLLLLHYDHLVLVDYLISKDVGVHCAQYLLRCLRLVSQSWHAFVDDSVYEIKIERLNCKRQRTSRDIDIARGSSSKEYKIGSGCDKEGKNSQKLFLNAKVCLFSLKRTVEDLQKKGLFPYNPKPLLRSLARFEELCEQG, encoded by the exons AtggcgccgcggcggccaccgccggAGAAGCAGCAGCTCGCCCGCCTCTGCGACCTCGTCGCCGCAGCTCTGCTACCCCACCTG GAGGCAGAAACATCGCCGACGCGGCAGCTCACACGGGAGGAAGAGCGGCGCCTCCTTCTCGCGCTCTCCAGG GTAAACAAGGCGATTCGAGGATGggaacaggaggaggaggaggagagagggtgTGAATCCGATCAG GGAACTGACTCATGTTCCGGAAAGGTTCATAGTTGCCGTTTACCTCCTGAACAGCATCCATATGATGAATTTGGCTGCCTGGCGAATATGGTCTCCATATTG GTTGGTTTCCTTGGTTTCTGCAGTGACTATGTCAAACACTCAGCCGGCAATATCTTGGTTTCCATATCTAGTACCCTAATTAAGTTT GAATCTATTTGGGTTCAGTTTATTGAGCTCGTCTGGGTAGCTATACATGCAACATCAAAATGTGTTGCTTTACCTTCTACAACTGACTCCAGAAGTTGTGACACTGTTTCAAATACAAGTATCACAAACTTCATGGAAGTACTTAACCTGTATTGTCCCAGTACCAGTGGGCTAATGATGGCCAGTCTCTTTCGAGTATTACATGCTATCGTAAAGTTCCTCAAAAACACCGACAGTGGATTGAAAGATGATTTCATTTGTCTATCCATTCATCATATTCAGAAGATGCCTTGGGACTCTTTTCATCAATTAGATGCTGGAGAACTTGTCAGCCGTGCCAAGGATAGCAGATTTAGCTTCTGTAATGATTTGGTACAGTCCGGAGTTCTGACAGGCAGTCTTCTCCAGCTACTGTGCTCTTTACTTGAGCAAAGTTGCCTGGAAGGTACAGATGGACAAGATATGTATGTGAAACTCGTGGATATAGTTCCCAAGATCGCAGCTTTCTTACAAGAGCAACATGATGGCCCCAAAAGCCTTTGTCAATACTCAAAGCACAAAATTCTG ATGGTAATGATGCGGCTTAAGCCTTACATGCAGCAAGATTGCTCATATATTGTCTGTTGGCTGAAATTACTTCGACAATACTTTCAAGACCTTCTTCATGAACCTATCTCGCAACATATTGCTAAACCAGATAATTGTTTAGAAGGATCTCCATTCTTGTTGAACATGGTAGGTTTAGTTGAGAGTCAGGATAAATCGACTCGTCACTTGCAAAGGCAAGCTGTCTATTTGTTCCTTAGTTCTTGCATATGTTTGTCTTGCAACAGAAACAATGGTAGACTTCAATGTTCATGCAAGAGGGATGATTGTTTGTTGGGTCACAAAGTGCAAGGCTGCAATGATCACTGCAAGTGTTTTGGTTTATCAGAAATCTCAGACTGGTTTCAGAGATGTTACTTAGACACGAGTTTTGACTCAAAATCGTCAACAGATTTCGCCTTATCCTTTCTGCGATTGTATATGGAGGAG GATGACATGCTCTTCAGCATTCTCTTGCAGCTTTTAGATGCTCCACTTATTGTCCTGGAAAT AGATAACATGGAAATTACCGAACTGATTGGTGCAGAACTGTTCTCAAGCATTTTTGACCCAGTTCACCTTTTCCAtctgttgctgttgctg CTGCACTATGATCACTTGGTACTTGTTGATTATCTCATATCTAAAGATGTTGGTGTGCATTGTGCTCAGTACCTGTTAAG GTGCTTACGCCTAGTTTCGCAGTCTTGGCATGCTTTTGTTGATGATTCAGTTTACGAGATAAAAATAGAAAGGCTCAACTGTAAAAGGCAGAGGACCTCTAGGGATATAGATATTGCCAGAGGCAGCTCAAGTAAAGAGTATAAGATTGGTTCCGGTTGTGATAAAGAAGGCAAGAATTCACAGAAACTTTTCCTCAATGCTAAAGTATGTCTTTTTTCACTAAAGAGAACAGTGGAAGATCTGCAAAAGAAGGGTTTGTTCCCTTACAATCCAAAGCCTCTCCTTAGAAG CTTGGCCAGGTTTGAGGAGCTGTGCGAGCAGGGGTGA
- the LOC133922315 gene encoding arabinogalactan protein 41-like, whose amino-acid sequence MAAVRAPLGVVAVAALVVAIFMPAAAAAQAPAPAPTSDGTSIDLGIAYILMLVALVLTYLIHPLDASSPYKLF is encoded by the exons ATGGCGGCGGTGAGGGCTCCCCTTGGTGTAGTGGCGGTGGCCGCGCTCGTCGTCGCCATCTTCATGCCGGCCGCGGCTGCGGCGCAGGCCCCGGCGCCCGCGCCCACCAGCGACG GCACATCTATTGACCTGGGCATCGCTTACATCTTGATGCTGGTGGCCCTTGTGCTCACCTACCTGATCCACCCGTTGGATGCGTCCTCTCCCTACAAGCTCTTCTAG